One genomic region from Vanessa tameamea isolate UH-Manoa-2023 chromosome 14, ilVanTame1 primary haplotype, whole genome shotgun sequence encodes:
- the LOC113402782 gene encoding uncharacterized protein LOC113402782 — MKRGLIFPPTSLYGTFIAIAVPLDIPDKNVFVSYNFESNYAVVTNITELDEVIFPNLPVVTARHTRSVTRELAYTVLETKFKEHGMKGKECMLRNICEAAETPLYHNGFLGHIMHIIFTPSTSKEEGLNEEYYKAEVDGLRGDCDKYLDLCPFSLFDAITRLVETNHKQVIT, encoded by the exons ACATTCATTGCAATAGCTGTACCTCTCGACATTCCAGACAAGAACGTGTTCGTGTCTTACAACTTCGAGTCTAATTATGCTGTCGTCACAAACATTACGGAGCTGGATGAAGTAATATTTCCGAACTTACCG GTAGTGACAGCGCGTCACACTCGCAGTGTCACGAGAGAGTTGGCTTACACGGTCCTCGAAACGAAGTTCAAAGA GCATGGTATGAAAGGCAAAGAATGTATGCTTCGCAACATCTGTGAGGCCGCCGAGACGCCGCTGTATCACAATGGATTTCTGGGACatataatgcatattatatttac gcCATCAACATCTAAAGAGGAAGGCTTAAATGAGGAATATTACAAAGCAGAGGTGGATGGACTAAGAGGCGACTGCGATAAATACCTTGACCTCTGTCCTTTTAGCCTCTTCGATGCTATCACGAGATTGGTTGAAACGAATCACAAGCAAGTAAttacgtaa